The Acidimicrobiales bacterium nucleotide sequence ATGCAGTCGAACGCCAGGAGCCCGAGCGGCGGCCGGCCGCCGAGGGCGCCGATGGCCTCGCTGCAGGCCGCGTCGGTGGCGACGAGGACCGAGTCGTCGTCGCCTTCCATGATCCACGCCTGGCCGCCCTGGGGAACCTGGGCGATGCACACCAGCGCCCGCTCGGCGAAATCGGCCTCGGCCACGAACCGGACCTCCTCGCCGCTGCGGCGGCTGAGGCCCAGGGGGTGGGTGAGCGCGAAGCGGGTGAAGGCGGCCGGCTCGTTCCGGGCGTCGGCGGGCGCTCCCAGGCGGTCGAGGTAGACGTCGAGGGCGGGAGCGTCGTCGAGCAGGTGCACCCGGTTGCCGGCGCTGGAGGTGACCATCATGGGCTCGCCCACCCGCCGCCAGCCGTGGCGCACGCCGATGCCGATCGGAGCCACGGACCCGATGGCGGCGGCCACCACGGCGTTGCTCAGGACCTCGCCGCCGTGGAGCTGGAAGGTCCCGGTCATCTTCAGGCCGTCGCCTGCGCAGCCGCCGACCAGGGGCACCTCGGCACCCACCGTCTGGTACGCACCGCGGACGACCTCCTGCTGGTCCCCGGCCAGCCCGTCGGTGAGCAGGAGGAGGACCCGGTGGGGGCTGGCGCCCACCTGCTCCACACAGCGGGCGGCGGTGGCACT carries:
- a CDS encoding FIST N-terminal domain-containing protein — its product is MELLRGTTTTGTGTDDRWVAVGHHGGPDARTAATAATRDALAGGDARLLVVFCSETYDLDELLAGVSTAAPGVPVVGCSTAGEISATGPGDAGVVVMALGGPGFTVATAAARADGGRLRDASATAARCVEQVGASPHRVLLLLTDGLAGDQQEVVRGAYQTVGAEVPLVGGCAGDGLKMTGTFQLHGGEVLSNAVVAAAIGSVAPIGIGVRHGWRRVGEPMMVTSSAGNRVHLLDDAPALDVYLDRLGAPADARNEPAAFTRFALTHPLGLSRRSGEEVRFVAEADFAERALVCIAQVPQGGQAWIMEGDDDSVLVATDAACSEAIGALGGRPPLGLLAFDCIARRGVLGDAGIEREVGRISSFAGGAPVAGFYTYGEIARTTGVSGFHNQTLVVLALA